The Spirosoma oryzicola region GCGTCAGGTGCTCATCATGCGGCACTACGAGGAAATGAGTTTCCAGGAGATTGCCGATGCGACCGGCGTCAGCATCAACACAGCTTTGGGACGTATGCGTTATGCGTTGATTAATCTGCGCAAACAACTGAGCAAACGTTCGCCGAGTTATGATAAAAACATTTACCCAAGATGATGTGATCCGGTATGTCTATGAGGAGACCTCGCCAGAGGAAAATCTGCTCATTGAAGACGCTATGATGTCTGAACCGGAGTTGATGACCTTCTTCTTAGAAGCACTGGAATTACGTGCTTTGATGAACAAGATTGAGCGGCAACCCCGCGAAAATACCGTTCAGTCCATTCTAAATTACTCTAAAAATTACCCCGCAAGCCCACCAGCCCGATTGCGCCATACGTAACGAGCTTGTGGGTTTTGCTGTAGTCAGACATTGGCTAGTGACGATTGATAGGCTCATCCAGGGCCTGGGTTCGTCACTAGCTAGTGGCCTTATTGTATGCAAAAGAAAGAACGCTTCCAGCGATTTCTCGATTATTTCACTCAGCATTATCCAGAGCCTAAAACAGAATTAAACTTCGGCAATCCATACGAGTTGCTGGTCGCGGTTATTTTGTCGGCTCAGTGTACAGATAAGCGGATCAACCAGGTTACACCTGCCCTGTTTGCTCGTTTTCCAGAAGCGGAATCATTGGCGGCAGCGTCGGTTGACGAAGTTTTTTCGTACATCCGTAGTGTGTCCTACCCGAACAACAAGGCCAAGCACCTCGTTGGAATGGCGAAGTTGCTGATGGAGCGCTTTGGCGGAGAAATTCCGGCGACGGTTGAAGAGTTACAGACGCTGCCGGGTGTAGGCCGGAAAACAGCACACGTCATCTTGTCGATTGTGTACAACGAACCCACGATGGCCGTTGATACGCACGTGTTTCGCGTTTCGCATCGGTTGGGACTCGCTCCATTGACCGCGACGACTCCGCTTGCCGTTGAGAAAGCACTGATGGCTCATATTCCGAAGCAGTACGTCCCCAAGGCTCACCACTGGCTTATCTTACACGGGAGGTACATTTGTCTGGCACGGACGCCCAAATGCCCGGCATGCGACCTACGCGATTTTTGCAAGTACTACGAAAAGCACCCCGAGTTAGGTCATTCAGGATTAAAATGATTGGCAGGATTTATCACAGAGGAGCCTCAAAGAAGCGAGCTCAAATCAGCAAAATCATTTTAATCCCGAAAATTCTGGTTCAGACTAGTACCGGTCAGTTGTCGCAAAAAAGAAGCTGGCTTCAATCTCCGCGTTCTCATCCGAATCGGAACCGTGCACAGCGTTCTCCTGCATCGATTTCGCGTACAGCTTACGAATGGTACCTTCTTCGGCCTGCGCTGGATTTGTAGCGCCGATCAGCTTCCGAAAATCAGCAACCGCATTTTCTTTTTCCAGAATCATAGGCACAATGGCTCCTGACGACATGTACGTACGCAGATCGTTGTAAAATGGCCGCTCGCGATGCACGGCGTAAAATTGCCCCGCCCGCTCCGGCGTTAGCTGCGTTTTCTTGATTGCAACGATACGGAAACCCGCTTCTTCAATCAGTTTGATAATTGCTCCGGTATGACCGCCTTCCACTGCGTCGGGCTTGATCATGGTGAACGTTAGATTCGTAGCCATTAGGGGATTTATCCAATGTTAGTTAGGCGCAAAGGTAAACACTTTACCTGAAATGCCACGTCGACGGATTAGCCCGCTGATATCCAAATTATTCGTACTTTTGGGTTTCGATTGCAGCTTCGGCTGTTTGTTTATGCAAGATATTGAAGCAATTGGCGCGGTTATCGCAGAGCCGCAAACCGTGCTGATTACAACGCACCAGAATCCCGATGCCGACGCAATGGGATCATCGCTGGGGCTGGCAGGTTACCTTCGCAAAAAAGGCCACCGTGTGACGGTCGTAACGCCTACCGATTACGGGCAAAATCTCTACTGGCTATCCGGCAATGAGGAGGTGATCGCTTTCGACGAGAAAGTACGGGTTACCGTAAACCAGTTGTTCGATGAGGCCGACGTAATTTTTTGCCTGGATTTTTCGAGCTTAGATCGCATTCGCGACTTAGCACCGCTGGTACGTCAGTCCCGCGCCCGTAAAGTTTTGATCGACCATCACCTGGAACCGGAGTCATTCGCAGAACTGGCTTTGTGGGACCCAACTGCTGCGGCAACCGCTGAACTCGTTTTTCGGCTTATCGTCGCGCTAGGCGATAAAGCATTGATCGACGTTCCTATTGCGGAGTGCTTGTACTCCGGGCTTATGACCGACACCGGTTCGTTTCGCCACTCGAATACAACGGGCGATGTTCATCGTATGGCTGCCGAACTGGTCGACCTTAAGATTGACGTTAGCAGCATTCACCGGCGCATCTTTGATAACGTATCAATCGATAAGTTTCGGTTGCTCGGCTACGTGCTGAACGAAAAGCTGAACGTACTTCCCGAATACCGGTTCGCTTACATCACCTTGACGGATGCAGAGTTGAAACAGTACCGATCCAAAACGGGAGACACCGAAGGGATGGTTAACTACGCCCTGTCGGTTGAAGGAGTTGTGATGGCCGCTATCTTGATTGACCGCGTTGACGAGATCCGCATTTCATTCCGCTCCATCGGCGACTTTTCGGTTCGGGAGTTGTCAAACAAGCATTTTAACGGCGGTGGCCATCGCAATGCAGCGGGTGGCCGCTCGAAGTTATCCCTGGCTGAAACCGAGCAAAAGTTGCTGGCCATTCTTCCTGAGTACAAAGAGCTACTGTTTAAAACAGTCTGATGGTAGTCGCTTACTTGAGATCATATTATTCATTCAATCACCGGTACCATAGATAATTACAATAAAACAACAATAAAACATGTCTCTTAAAAATTTCGGGAAAGCCGCCCTGATTGTCGCTGTGGTAGCGGCCTGCGGTAAAAACCGCGTTCAGGTAACGGACAACGGCCTGAAGTACCAAATTCATGAGCAGGCTGACAGCCCACGCAAGGGTAAAGTCGGTGACATTCTTACGCTTCACCTGACGCTGCTCAACAACAAAGATTCTATTCTCCGCGATACTCATAAAGAAGGTGCTCCCTTCCAAATGCTGTTGCAGGTTCCTCCATTCAAAGGAAGCTACGAAGAAGGATTGACCATGCTTGGCAAAGGCGATAGCGCAACGTTCTACGTAAGCGCCGATTCGCTATTTACGCGGGCCATGCAACCACTTCCTCCAGGCGTTCAGAAAGGTACAGATATCGGTATCGCAGTAAAGGTGATCAATGTTCAGTCGGAAGACGAATACAAAAAAACGCAGGCGGCTGATTTCGAAAAGCAAAAAGGAATCGATGCTAAAATTATCGAAAACTACGTAGCGAAGAACGGTTTGGCCGGTAAAGTACAGAAAACTGAGTCGGGCGTTTACTACGTAATTACGCAGCCGGGCAGCGGCCCTGCGCCTTCGCGTGGTGACCTTGTTCAGGTACATTACACAGGTAAATTATTGGACGGAAAAGTATTCGATAGCTCGAAGACAAATCCACAGTCGGGTGGCAAACCCGTTCAGTTCCCAGTCGGTGTTGGTCAGGTAATTCCAGGTTGGGAAGAAGGCGTTATGAAAATGCACAAGGGCGAAAAAGCAACGCTTATTATTCCTTCGACGCTGGCTTACGGTCCACGCGGAAACCAGGGTATTCCACCTAATTCTGTCCTGCTGTTCGATATTGATCTGATCGATATTCAGAAAGGACAGGCGGGTCAGCCTGGCATGCCACAAGGTATGCCGCAGCCCGGTCGTTAATCGACGCTCTTATTGTTCGTTTCTTTCGAAAGCCGTTCGTAGTTTTACCACGAACGGCTTTTCTTTTGTATGGAACTCTGCTTTGCCACGAACAATCAACACAAATTAGACGAGGTGTCATCCAAGCTGGGTGACACTTTCCAGCTCAAAACACTAAAGAATATTGGCTGCCTGGACGAGCTACCGGAAACCACGGGCACCATTCCCGGCAATTCGCGTCAGAAAGCCGATTATGTCTGGACGCATTTTGGTGTGTCCTGCTTTGCCGACGATTCGGGATTGGAAGTCGAATCCCTGAATGGCGAGCCCGGCGTTGATAGCGCTTTTTACTCGGGGAGCCGCAACGCAGAGAACAACATCGAGAAGTTATTGACTAATCTGGCGGGACAATCAAACAGAAAAGCCCGTTTCATTACGGTCTTTACGCTGGTGCTCCACGGGGTCGAACACCAATTTGAAGGAACTATAGAAGGTCAGATTGTAGAGGAGCCACGCGGTACGGGTGGATTTGGTTACGACCCGGTATTTCAGCCGGATGGCTACGACCGTACATTTGCTCAGATGAGTCTGGAAGAAAAGAATGCGATAAGCCACCGGTCGCGGGCGCTTGCCAAGATGATCGATTACCTGAAAGACCAGGTGTTTTCCTGATCCTATATTGACCAGGTTGATAAATAAAAAACCCCCGCAGATCGATCTGCGGGGGTTTTTGTCACTATTTATGCGCTACTAATAAAACTTAGCCCGGCGATCTTCTACTTTCGCAGCCTCTTTGATAGCTTCGTTAATGTAGAATCCAGTGCGCGATGCGTTGTTCTGCTGAATCTGTGTTTTATACAGAGCGTAATCCGCAACGGCTGGAGCAGGTGTCACATTTGTCGTTTCGACGATCAGCACGCCAGCGTCGCCCGCGAACGGTTTCGAACGCTTGCCAGGCTTGAGGCCAAACGCTTTACCCAAAGCGACAGGATCAACACCGGCGCTACGAAGGAAACCCGTTGCCAGATTTACATCTTCTACATTCTCAACCAGCGCGCCAGCACCGTATTTCTGAGCAATCGCTTCCAACGTGCCGCTGGCATTACCAAGCTTGCTGATGATCTGCTCACCTTTCAGCTCGTTCCGCACTTTTGCGGTTAGTTCAGCACGGTAATCGTCAACCTTTACGTCATCTTTATTCGTCTTGTTCGTCAGCACAGCAATAACGTACTGATCACCAATCTCGAATGGTTCCGATACCGAATTAACATCCGTTTTGTCGTCAAACGCCCAGCGAACAACCGAACGGGCATCAGCCAGCGCGTTAATGTTGCTGGCGTTTTCGGGAATCCGATCAGCCGTTGCGACAACAATTGACTTATCTTCTTTTACTTTGGCGTCAAATGCTTCTTTCGTTCTTACGTCAGAAGCGAACTGATCCGCTTTGCGCAGCGCTTCGTCACGCGTTGTCTGGCTAGGTGTGATTGATTTACCAATAGCCGCAACCCGGTAAAGTACGTTCGTTTTAGGCTGTGTCACCTTAATGATGTGATAGCCAAAATCCGTTTCAACGATGCGTGGGATCAACCCTGCTGACGTAGCTCCAAAAATAGCCGACTCAAAAGGCTTCACCATCTGACCGTTATTTTTGAAGTAGCCAAGGTCACCACCGTTTTGCGCCGAACCATCGGCACTGTTGGTTTGCGCTAATGCTTCGAAGCTAGCACCACCCTGAATCTGTTGCAAAATGCCTTCTGCCCGGCGACGAGCATCTGCTTTTGCCGAATCCGTCTGCGCCGTCGGGCGAATCAGGATATGGCTAGCACGTGCGGTAAAGCTGGTATCTTTTTTCGTACCACCATACTTGTAGATAAAGTACGTGTTGCCTTCCCGGAATGGACCGTAGATACCACCCGGTGAGAATGTTGGGATCGACGCCCGCAACTGTTCCGGCATTTCACCCGCTGTTAGGTACAAGGGCACCCGCACATCGCTGTTTTGCTGGGCAAACGTTGAGTCGTTCGTAGCCGCACCAAGTCCCCGTGCCAGCGACTTAATCTGGTTGTAAAGCGTTGCGCTGTCTTCTTTTGACGGAGCAACCGAGAAAGTTACGTACTGAATCGACCGTGTATTAGCACCCGGAAACTCGTCCTTGTGTTTGTTGAGGTAATCCTGCAACTGCGAATCCGTTACTTTTACCGTCGTATCGTTAATGGTATAGTACGGAACGAACAGGAATTTAAGATCAGCTTTTGAGTTTTGAGCCTGGTATTCTTTCTGCGCTTCGGCTGTTGTAGCGAATACCGACAGGCGCATCAGTCCTTCGTATTTTTCGCGTAACCGATCCGAACTCAGGTTTTGCTCAAAGTTGGCCCAGGCTGCCTGCTGTTGCGGAGGCAAATTCTTTAAGCCTTTGAGGTAGTTGATAATCGTACTCTTGTCGAATACGCCCGTCTGTGGGTTCGTAAAGGCTTGCCGAACGGCTGGGCTGATGTTGTTACCCTGTACCATGTCGACCAGTTCTTCCGGCGACACTTTCAGACCAAGTTTGTCGAACTCTTTCTGGTAAGCAATCTCGAACAACAGCTGATTCCAGGCTTGTTCACGGAGCTGTACAAGATCCTGTTCAGCCGGAGCGCGTCCTGTTTGTTGCTCAAACTGAGCCCGAAGCTCGTCTACTTTGGCATTGAATTCTGGGTAATCAATGGATTGGCCAGCAATTTCGCCGACCTCCTGTTGGTTTCCGCCGAACAGCAAACTACGGCCTCCGAGCAAATCCCCCCCCACAATGAACAGAATCAAGCTGACGGCGATAACACCTACGGCCAGTCCTGAACGTTCTCTGATCTTGTTAATGACAGACATTTCGCGTTATACATACAATTTAGCCCGCAAAATAACAATTTTCCCCGTTGGAATACAAGCAGATTAACAGTTAGATAGCACAGATTATACGTTGAATGTCTGTAAATAGCGTACCTTCTGCCTTGAATACGGAAAAACGAGCGAATAATTCCTCGCTATACCACTGGCGCTGTCGGGTTCGCTGTACAACTTCCCGATGCCCCGCTTCCCGATACGCGTATTGATCGACAGCTTTCGCCGTTCGCCATACGCTAATTGTACATTGTTGTACAAGGGGTACTTCGCCGACGCCAATACCAAACAGCAAATTTTCCGAATGAGCCTGTAAGCGCTGACGAGCCTGAGGTACATGACGCCAGAAATCCGGCAAAGCACGATAGCGAATGGTCGCTCTGGTCAACACCGCTACGGGTGTCGCATCGGAAGCGACTGGTTGCGTCGATTTGACGAACGGGCTTTGACCATCCCAGTGCCCGTGCGCCCGCTGCGTACGAAGATAGAGCGTACCGGTTTGATCAGTACCCTCCTGCAAATGCCGGTAAGTAGCTGACTGTAAAAAAGCATCGGCGTGAGCGTCGCTTTTCCAGACAGCTAGAAAAACGTATTGGGAGAAATCCGGAACAAGACCAAAATTTTTACCGCTACCCATAAGCTTGCAGAACACCATTCCTTCTTCCTCAAACGGTTTCATGAGAGACCGTCCCATATTGGCAAACGCCTGAAACCGAGTGTACGATTCGTAATGAAACACGGTCACTGTCGTGACGGGTAATGAATCAGGATCACTTAGTCCCATCTGTATCGCTTTAGGTTTTTATAAACAGATCTACATTTTTTTGTAAGCACGCATTGATCAATTGTCAGGACATCCATTTTTGTAGAAAGTTCGCCACACCATTCCACAAAAAACCGTCGATCACAAATTGTGATCGACGGCCTTAGGATATACAATTTGATAGTTTTGACTAGTTGTCTTTATCCAGTTTATCACCGGCTTTGTCGAATGCGTCACCTACTTCACGACCAGCCCGTTTAAAGCCAGTTTTTATATCTTTCCAGGCATCAGCCGTAGCATTTTTTGCCTTGTCTATATCCTGCCGCAGATCGTCCCGTTCGTCTTCAAGCTTGGCAAGCTGCTCTTTCGATTCGGCTTTTGCCTTTGCTCCCTGACGCTTGATATCTGCCTTCATTTCGTCGATTTTAGCGTCCAATTTATCTTTTTGAACGTTCATCTTGGCAACTGCCTCGTCGCGTTCTTCTTTAAAATCAGCAGCAGCTTCGTCTGTTTTCGCTTCAGCTTTGTCACCTGCTTCTTTTAAATCTTCCCGGGTTTCAGCGGTAGCTTCTTTGGTATCGGCTTCAATAGCATCGCCCGTTTTTTCCATCGCGTCTTCGGTACGAGATTCTTTTTTACCGTCCGATCCACAGGCCTGTAGTAAGGTCAGCGATGCCGCTAAAAGAATTGTACCAGCAACCTGTTTAAATTGAGCGAAACCTAGTTGAGACTTCTTCATGATAGATGTGTAGTTTGATTGTATCAACAGGTTTCGCAAACGATGTGCCAAAAAGGCCACAGTGCAATATGGTAGGGTTTTCTAGTTCTTCCATTTGACGGCGCAGCCGATTGGCTTGGTCAACGGAGACTGTACCGGACGGCCAGCCAACAAGCTGGTAACCGCTTCATCAACGTAACGTCGCTGTACGTTTGTCCCATCTTGCGGGCTATCGTCAATCGTACCGATGTATTCGAGTATGAACTGTCCGTTGGTATGCTTTAATACGTACACTTCTGGCGTCCGGGTAGCGCCAAATGCTCTCGCTACAGCCTGCGTCTCGTCCATTGCATACACGAAAGAGTATCCTTTATCACGCGCCCGATTTTTCATGTTTTCGAACGAATCATCTTCGTAAGCGGCCGGATCGTTGGGCATGATTGCCAGAACCGGATAGCCCTGCGGGGCAAATTTTCGGTCAATGGCTATCAAACGATCCTCGTATGCTTTAGAAAATGGGCAGTGGTTACTGGTAAAAACGACGATCAACCCTTTTTGCGCTTTATAATCGCCAAGCGAAACCGTCTGTCCGTTGGTGCTTTTTAAGCGAAAATCAGCTACACCATCGCCAATCGTGTATCCTCTGGGGAGTTGAGCATACGAAACAGTCGCAATTCCTACAATCAGCCACATCAAAAAGGGCAGATGCAACCAGCGATTCATAATAAGTTGTCCTTTTAGCATTTGTTTGTTAGACAACGAATGAAGCCAAAAGATTAACCGGATGATTCCTAGTCGAATACCTGCTTTTGTGCCGACAAGCGTTTACTGCCCAAAGCTAACAAACCTATTGATAGTAGCTGTAACTGACAGCTAGTAATTTAAGGACTTAGTAGTTTAATAAATTGACCAGCCGATTTTCTGCCCTTAATGGTCACCGAAAATCAACTGGATTGATGGAACGTGGGCAAAGAGCCCTATTCAGGCTGATTGATGGGTAAGATCGACTGTTCGGTACAAACTAGCACCGGTTTGGTCTTCCTTCTTTTAGTCGACAACAATTCTCTGAATCAGGCGTTTGGTTCCGGCTTCAGCCCACAGAAGATACACACCCGGCACGAGCGGCTGGTTAGGTTTGAGCAGTAAAACTCCACCGGATTGGTCAACCAACGTCAAAGGCAATTCCAGCCCGGTTAGCGTTGTAAGACGGTAGGTGGCCTGATGCATATTTCGTACAGATACGCGAATTTCTTCTCGACTTGCTGGATTTCCTAGTACCTCCAGTGATGGTGTCAGGTTGTCCATAACCGCCACCGTAATCGTCGAGTATGCGATCTGCCCATTTGTATCTACCTGCCTGAGCCGGTAATAATTGGCACCATCAACGGGGTGACCATCTGTAAAACCATAGTACCGGTGCAGGGTTGAATTACCCTGGGCATCGATTCTTCCAATCGTTATAAATTCGGTTGCATTAGCACTTCGCTGTACGTCAAAGTAGTCGGCGTCGCGTTCCCAGGCGGTTTCCCAACTTAGTTGAACGTGCTCTCCTTGTGGCTTAGCCCCGAACGAGACAAGTGTAACGGGAAGCGCCTGGGCATTGATGACAATTTCGTCCAGCCGCATTGACCCATTAATCTGATTACGCTGGCAACCATAAAACCGGAATGCTACCGAACCCGCATTATTCGTAAAGCCACTGTTCAGGCCAGAAAGCGACAGAGACACCGACTGGTAAGGTACTGCCTGAGCGGTAATCGCTCCGTTGAAGATATCGCTGCCAAAATTATCAACGCTGGAACGTACCCGAATCAAATTTGGCCCCTGCGCCGAACGGCTGTAGTAAAATGACAGCGTGTACAGCGTAAGCAAAGCGCCATTCTGTGGGCTAACACTTATTTCCAGGTACTCGTCTCCGGCACAATTGGCATTGGACCAGTTCTGGACGTTGATGGCTTTACCAACCTGACCGCTGGGAAAGCCACCTACACTGGGAACAAGTACGTTGACGGGCGATGCGTCACTGGCAACAACATTAGAAGATGTTGACACCCCGCTACGGCTTCCTTCGAAACTCCACGAAGCGGTAAAGGGGGTAGTTTGGCACCAAACTATGTGCGTTGTTAAAAGAAGGATAAGAGTAAATAGCTTTTTCATAGCAGATGTTACGGCATTATGTCACTAACACCTGCAATCTAGCTACTTATCCCTTACTCACAAGAAAATCAATACAAAAATGTACCGTGCTCCGAATTAATAGTGACTTGTTTCCCTGAGTAAGCTTCTACATGGCCAATAATTTGCGCGTCAATACCGAATGACTTCGACACGTCAATCACTTGCTGAGCGAGGCCTTGAGGCAAATAAACTTCCAGACGATGGCCCATATTAAAGACTTTATACATTTCCTGCCAGCTCGTTCCGCTTTCCTGCTGAATAAGCGCAAACAACGGCGGAGTTGGAAAGAGATTGTCTTTGACAACGTGCAGATTGTCAATAAAATGCAGCACTTTAGTCTGCGCCCCACCTGAACAATGCACCATGCCGTGAATATGGGGTCGTAGCTCGTCAAGCAATGCTTTCACTACAGGTGCGTAGGTGCGTGTTGGCGACAGAATCAGTTGGCCCACGGTTACATTCTCGCCAGAACCAACGGCAATTGAATCAGTCAACCGCTTCGATCCGCTGTAAATAAGGTTCCGGTCAATCGCCGGATCAAAACTTTCCGGATACGCATCAGCCAGGTAATGCGCCAGTACGTCATGGCGAGCCGATGTCAGACCGTTGCTACCCATACCACCATTATAGACCGATTCGTACGTTGCCTGACCGAACGAAGCCAGCCCGACAATGACATCACCCGCCTGAATACGGTCGTTGCTGATTACCTGATCACGGCGCATCCGGGCAATGACGGTGCTATCAACGATGACAGTACGGACCAGATCGCCAACATCCGCCGTTTCGCCCCCCGTGCTATAAATCTCAATACCGTGATCACGAAGCGTTTGTAGTACTTCTTCGGTACCGTTAATGAGTTCGGCAATCACCTCACCCGGAACCAGATTTTTATTACGGCCAATGGTTGATGATAACAGCATTGGCCCCGTTGCACCTACACAGATCAGATCGTCGGTATTCATCACGACCGCGTCCTGCGCAATTCCCCGCCATACGCTCAGATCACCCGTTTCGCGCCAGTAGAGGTAAGCCAGCGACGATTTTGTTCCGGCTCCATCGGCGTGCATGATCGTACAATAATCCGGATCGCCAGCCAGCGTATCGGGTACTATTTTACAAAACGCCTTTGGAAATAAGCCTTTATCGAGTTGGGCAATGGCGTTGTGAACGTCTTCTTTACTGGCGGAAACTCCGCGTTGGGCATAACGGTCGGTCATGCTGCAAAGGTAAGGAGAAAAAAAGATGCGGCTCGCCCAACAATTCGCTATTCGTACACAATTCCGGCTTCAGCCCTGATTGCGTCGAGCAAGGCCATCAAATTCAGACTATCCTCCAGCGACCAGAGCGGGCTTTCGGTTCGGCCTGCGCTCAGGCATTGCATCACGTGGTTAGCCTCATAGTCATACCCGTGCGTCGTCCGGTCGAAATCAAACGTAGCTGGCTCCTCGCCTTCTACGTGGAGGGTCACTCCTTTCGTTTCGTGAAAGCGACTATGAATTCGAATTTGTCCTGACTCGCCCTGTATGATGCCGACACAATCCGTTTTCGCTCGTAAGGTACAGTCCAGTAAAGCGAGCTGTTCGCCTTCGTAGGTCATCACCATACCGCACTGCTCATCCGCGTCGGTTGCGCCGAAGATGGCCGATGCTTTGATGGACGTTGGTTTTCCCAAAAACAGGTACGACAGAAACAGCGGGTAAATACCGATGTCGAGCAGAGCGCCCCCACCCAATGCTTTGTTGAACAAGCGACCTTCGGGCGAAAATTGCGCTTTGAATCCAAAGTCGGCCTTTACCGAAACAATCTTGCCAATAACTCCTGATTGGGCCAATTCGAGCGCGCGGACGATTCCCGGCATAAATCGACTCCAAAGCGCTTCCATCAGAAACACCTTTTTTGAACGGGCTATTTCGACCATTTCGCGTACCTGCTCACTGTTCATGGCAAACGGTTTTTCGCCTAGCACGGCGACGCCACCCTTGAGCAGCATCAGCACATTTTTGTGGTGTTCTGTGTGCGGAGTAGCCACGTACACAACATCCAGATCCGGCAGGGTGAGCAGATCGTCATACCGGCCAAGCGCATGAGGAATCCCGTATTGTTGGGCAAATTCGTCGGCGCGTTGCTGGTTTGACGAAGCGACGGCGTACAGCTGCGCATCGGGTACGGTTAGCAAGTCTTGAGCAAACTTATGGGCAATGCGTCCTGGTCCTAAAATTCCCCAGCGTATCATAGGTCTTATCCGATTGAGTAAAGGGCGGTTGAATAAATTGGGCTGTTAACCGTCGACCAAATCTATAGTTTTTTCCTAAGTTGCGGCCCTTACCGTCTCAATATCCTGTGAAAAACATTCAAATTCTTAGTGTAGTCAGTGTGCTTTTTTTCTGTTTTTCCAGTGTCTTTGCCCAAATCGTTGAACAGCCCGACCCGTTACGCCCGTCAACGCCCGATTCCGTTAAAACCGATTCAAGCAACGTAGCGACCACCCGCAAGGACACCATAAAAGCCGAGGTTGCCAAGCCCGTGACGCCTATCTTCCGGTATCGATTCACCGCCGACGGTACATTTACGTCTGGTAACGTCAATCGGGCCTTATTGCAACTAACCAGCGCCGTCGACTATCAACTAAGTAATTATTTCAAACTGTCCAGTAATCCGTCGTTTGTGTACGGTAAACAAAACGGTCTATTGGCCGAACGCGAATGGTTCGGTGATCTGCGTACGACGTATCGCCACGAACAACGATTGTATTATCTGGCTTTTGGCTCGTACGAACGCAGTAACCTTCGGCAAATCAATCACCGCTGGACTATAGCGGGCGGGGCTGGTTTTAAGGTCCTGAATCGCAAGCGGGCTTATATTTCGATTACGGACGTGCTGATGCAGGAATACACGGACTTTCTGGAGCTGGACGACATCAATATTTTTCGTAATTCAACACGACTGTACGGCGAGTACGTCTTTGGTAAGGACCGCTTCACAATTACGCACACGGCGTTTTACCAACCGGCTCTTGGCCAATACAATGTTCGCTGGAATGCCAGTGTGAGCGTCCAGGTCAAACTAACAGCAGCGACCAGCCTACGGACCACCTTGGCAAATGCATACGAAAGTCTGGTTGTACCCGGTCGGCAGAATAACGACCTTCGCTTTACGGTCGGATTGGTTTACGAGAAAAAATAAAAGGGAGGCCGTCAGTTGATGGCCTCCCTTTTATTTTTTCTCTTGTCGATTATTGTCTGTCAGGAAACGGAATAATCAATCGTTC contains the following coding sequences:
- a CDS encoding thioredoxin family protein, giving the protein MNRWLHLPFLMWLIVGIATVSYAQLPRGYTIGDGVADFRLKSTNGQTVSLGDYKAQKGLIVVFTSNHCPFSKAYEDRLIAIDRKFAPQGYPVLAIMPNDPAAYEDDSFENMKNRARDKGYSFVYAMDETQAVARAFGATRTPEVYVLKHTNGQFILEYIGTIDDSPQDGTNVQRRYVDEAVTSLLAGRPVQSPLTKPIGCAVKWKN
- a CDS encoding AIR synthase related protein; amino-acid sequence: MTDRYAQRGVSASKEDVHNAIAQLDKGLFPKAFCKIVPDTLAGDPDYCTIMHADGAGTKSSLAYLYWRETGDLSVWRGIAQDAVVMNTDDLICVGATGPMLLSSTIGRNKNLVPGEVIAELINGTEEVLQTLRDHGIEIYSTGGETADVGDLVRTVIVDSTVIARMRRDQVISNDRIQAGDVIVGLASFGQATYESVYNGGMGSNGLTSARHDVLAHYLADAYPESFDPAIDRNLIYSGSKRLTDSIAVGSGENVTVGQLILSPTRTYAPVVKALLDELRPHIHGMVHCSGGAQTKVLHFIDNLHVVKDNLFPTPPLFALIQQESGTSWQEMYKVFNMGHRLEVYLPQGLAQQVIDVSKSFGIDAQIIGHVEAYSGKQVTINSEHGTFLY
- a CDS encoding Gfo/Idh/MocA family protein, coding for MIRWGILGPGRIAHKFAQDLLTVPDAQLYAVASSNQQRADEFAQQYGIPHALGRYDDLLTLPDLDVVYVATPHTEHHKNVLMLLKGGVAVLGEKPFAMNSEQVREMVEIARSKKVFLMEALWSRFMPGIVRALELAQSGVIGKIVSVKADFGFKAQFSPEGRLFNKALGGGALLDIGIYPLFLSYLFLGKPTSIKASAIFGATDADEQCGMVMTYEGEQLALLDCTLRAKTDCVGIIQGESGQIRIHSRFHETKGVTLHVEGEEPATFDFDRTTHGYDYEANHVMQCLSAGRTESPLWSLEDSLNLMALLDAIRAEAGIVYE
- a CDS encoding DUF481 domain-containing protein; this translates as MKNIQILSVVSVLFFCFSSVFAQIVEQPDPLRPSTPDSVKTDSSNVATTRKDTIKAEVAKPVTPIFRYRFTADGTFTSGNVNRALLQLTSAVDYQLSNYFKLSSNPSFVYGKQNGLLAEREWFGDLRTTYRHEQRLYYLAFGSYERSNLRQINHRWTIAGGAGFKVLNRKRAYISITDVLMQEYTDFLELDDINIFRNSTRLYGEYVFGKDRFTITHTAFYQPALGQYNVRWNASVSVQVKLTAATSLRTTLANAYESLVVPGRQNNDLRFTVGLVYEKK